In a single window of the Candidatus Zixiibacteriota bacterium genome:
- a CDS encoding T9SS type A sorting domain-containing protein yields MVRLLNTLFLTLLSFSTVWAAPYEIIFSEKIGGAENYACVDPIVDAAAQHAGFIYCDQNNNRIIIDDFTRDSLITIDFSRTPAKTVHYYSPKRDTLYVYVLLNRDSETPSIGLVRIFPDGLLVERIPTNCFTAFGQLSAVESQNISLKRSSDGTVQGLWFETALLYDDSSPGMGSSSEIAPTTILYSADLKTEMMRAAVTKIRSGDVTGDITEEFFAFKNYVYSWNFPDAFGNSDIGQIKWTSLSFQDTLAANLGSQQTEQGISYALFTGDFSDLTPKKEIIYQGLSEDLLSMHSRLASHVACYGYDGGILTELWYTEIENARFEHVYADKRLLVGMLRDDHVVFLDYSNGDVVDSTYLGRKLSDVTFFETYSNPSVLNMVGRSGDTVLVYRFDINAPATQATASTSEPVPSSLVLYQNNPNPFNGETRLSFEIKQSQHATLKVYNILGQEVAVLAQGNFAPGTFFAYWDGTDSDGMPQSSGVYFARLQGDSESQIIKLIYVK; encoded by the coding sequence ATGGTAAGATTGCTAAATACCCTTTTTCTGACATTGCTATCGTTTTCCACCGTCTGGGCCGCTCCATACGAGATAATTTTCTCCGAAAAAATCGGCGGCGCGGAAAACTATGCGTGTGTCGATCCTATCGTGGATGCTGCGGCGCAGCACGCCGGATTTATCTACTGCGACCAAAACAACAACCGCATTATCATAGACGATTTCACGCGCGACAGCCTCATCACGATCGACTTCAGCCGCACTCCCGCCAAAACAGTCCACTACTACAGCCCGAAACGCGACACGCTTTATGTGTACGTGCTGCTCAACCGCGACAGTGAGACGCCCTCTATCGGACTGGTGAGAATATTCCCCGATGGTCTCCTGGTCGAACGCATCCCCACGAATTGCTTCACCGCCTTCGGCCAACTCAGCGCGGTCGAGTCACAGAATATCTCGCTCAAGCGATCCTCCGATGGAACAGTGCAGGGGTTGTGGTTTGAGACAGCGCTTCTGTACGATGATTCCTCGCCGGGCATGGGATCATCGAGCGAAATCGCCCCGACCACAATCCTTTACTCGGCTGACCTCAAGACCGAGATGATGCGGGCCGCGGTGACGAAGATCCGAAGCGGCGATGTTACCGGCGACATCACCGAAGAATTCTTCGCGTTCAAAAATTATGTTTACAGTTGGAATTTCCCCGATGCTTTCGGCAATTCCGATATCGGGCAGATCAAGTGGACCTCGCTGAGTTTCCAGGATACGCTGGCGGCCAATCTCGGCAGCCAGCAAACCGAGCAGGGAATATCCTATGCCCTGTTCACCGGCGACTTCAGCGACCTGACACCCAAGAAAGAAATCATCTATCAGGGGTTGTCCGAAGATCTTTTGAGCATGCACTCGCGTCTTGCTTCGCATGTGGCCTGCTATGGCTACGATGGCGGCATCCTCACCGAACTGTGGTACACCGAAATCGAAAACGCCCGCTTCGAGCACGTCTATGCCGACAAGCGCCTTCTGGTCGGAATGCTTCGCGATGACCATGTGGTCTTTCTGGATTACTCCAATGGCGATGTTGTCGATTCGACTTATCTGGGCCGAAAGCTTTCCGATGTTACCTTCTTTGAAACCTACAGCAATCCATCGGTATTAAACATGGTCGGGCGCTCCGGCGATACGGTTTTGGTCTACCGCTTCGATATAAACGCGCCCGCGACTCAGGCCACGGCTTCGACGAGCGAGCCGGTGCCGTCTTCGCTGGTACTCTACCAGAACAATCCGAATCCGTTCAACGGCGAGACGCGGTTATCGTTCGAAATCAAGCAGAGTCAACACGCCACCCTGAAAGTCTACAATATCCTCGGGCAGGAAGTTGCGGTGCTGGCGCAGGGCAATTTCGCCCCCGGGACTTTCTTCGCTTACTGGGATGGTACCGATTCCGACGGCATGCCGCAGTCGAGCGGTGTTTATTTCGCTCGCCTGCAGGGCGACAGCGAATCGCAGATTATCAAGCTGATTTACGTCAAATAG
- a CDS encoding succinate dehydrogenase cytochrome b subunit, with translation MVTTQSSVSFISASVGKKVLMAVTGICLIGFLIVHLIGNLQLFIGQEQLNKYAETLQSLGAIKWGFRLVLAVLAVLHIWYGAYLWLQNRSARPVAYRREDTVQASLSSRTMIYTGLLLLFFIVYHLLHFTLIATNPEYSHLEDPLGRHDVYSMVILGFSNYIISGVYIVAMFLLAFHLSHASESFFQTMGWNNDKILPKLKFLSNLFAVVIFIGYASMPVAVLLKFVTLPGGGH, from the coding sequence ATGGTAACCACTCAATCATCGGTCAGTTTTATATCAGCCTCTGTCGGTAAGAAAGTCCTGATGGCTGTCACCGGCATTTGCCTGATCGGCTTTTTGATTGTCCATTTGATTGGGAATCTTCAGCTATTTATCGGGCAAGAACAGCTCAATAAATACGCCGAGACTCTCCAATCGCTCGGGGCAATCAAGTGGGGCTTCAGACTGGTCCTGGCGGTTCTGGCGGTATTGCACATCTGGTACGGCGCTTATCTGTGGCTTCAGAACCGCAGCGCTCGACCGGTCGCGTATCGCCGCGAGGATACCGTGCAGGCCTCTCTCTCATCGAGGACAATGATATACACCGGTCTGTTGCTGCTGTTCTTTATCGTATATCACCTTCTTCATTTTACTTTGATAGCGACGAACCCGGAGTACTCTCATCTTGAGGATCCGCTTGGTCGGCATGATGTTTATTCGATGGTGATTTTAGGCTTCAGCAACTATATCATTTCCGGTGTTTACATCGTGGCTATGTTCCTGCTGGCGTTTCATCTCAGTCACGCCTCGGAGTCGTTTTTTCAGACGATGGGCTGGAACAATGATAAAATTCTCCCCAAGCTCAAGTTCTTAAGCAACCTTTTCGCGGTTGTAATCTTTATCGGCTACGCTTCGATGCCGGTAGCCGTACTTTTGAAATTCGTAACACTGCCGGGAGGAGGACACTAG
- a CDS encoding fumarate reductase/succinate dehydrogenase flavoprotein subunit: MKLDPKIPSGPLAEKWDKHRFEMKLVNPANKRKYTAIVVGSGLAGASAAASLAELGYNVSCFCYQDSPRRAHSIAAQGGINASKNYQNDGDSTFRLFYDTIKGGDFRSREANVYRLAQVSTNIIDQCVAQGVPFAREYGGLLDNRSFGGAQVSRTFYARGQTGQQLLLGAYSALSRQIGLGKVKMYPRTEMLDVVVVDNRARGIVVRDMVSGKISSHAADAVVLCTGGYGNVFYLATYAKGCNVTAAFRAYKKGAVFANPCFTQIHPTCIPVTGEYQSKLTLMSESLRNDGRIWVPKNQGDKRPAGQIPENERDYYLERKYPSFGNLAPRDISSRSAKEVVDDGRGVGETGVGVYLDFADAIKRLGKRVIEERYGNLFQMYERITGEDPYTVPMRIYPASHYTMGGLWVDYNLESTIPGLFVAGEANFSDHGANRLGASALMQGLADGYFVIPYTLGNHFARAGVSKITTDHPEFKKTEQEVTERMNKLLSIKGKRSPDTFHRALGKIMWEYCGMGRNEAGLKKALQEIPALREEFWQDVKVMGSNEELNQQLELAGRVADFLEIGEVMCYDALTRQESCGAHFREEYQTEEGEALRNDKDFCYVSAWEYTGYGKEPALHKEPLVFENVELTTRSYK; the protein is encoded by the coding sequence ATGAAACTTGATCCCAAAATCCCTTCGGGGCCACTGGCAGAAAAGTGGGATAAGCACCGTTTCGAGATGAAGCTGGTCAATCCCGCGAACAAGAGAAAATATACAGCCATAGTTGTCGGGTCCGGTCTGGCGGGCGCCTCGGCGGCGGCATCGCTGGCGGAGCTCGGATACAACGTATCCTGCTTCTGCTATCAGGATTCTCCGCGCCGCGCGCACAGTATTGCCGCTCAGGGCGGTATCAATGCCTCCAAGAATTATCAGAATGACGGCGACTCGACGTTTCGACTGTTTTATGACACGATTAAGGGCGGCGATTTCCGCTCCCGTGAGGCCAACGTATATCGTCTGGCCCAGGTGAGCACGAACATCATCGACCAGTGCGTGGCCCAGGGTGTGCCGTTTGCGCGTGAGTACGGCGGTCTTCTGGACAACCGCTCGTTTGGCGGCGCCCAGGTGTCGCGTACGTTCTACGCCCGCGGCCAGACAGGCCAGCAGCTTCTGCTCGGCGCCTATTCGGCGCTGTCACGTCAGATCGGGCTGGGTAAAGTAAAAATGTACCCGCGCACGGAGATGCTCGATGTCGTGGTTGTTGATAACCGTGCTCGCGGTATCGTCGTGCGCGACATGGTCAGCGGCAAAATCAGTTCGCACGCGGCCGATGCGGTCGTTCTGTGTACGGGCGGCTATGGTAATGTTTTCTACCTTGCCACCTACGCCAAGGGCTGCAACGTTACCGCAGCTTTTCGTGCTTATAAGAAAGGCGCTGTGTTCGCCAACCCGTGTTTCACGCAGATTCACCCGACCTGTATTCCGGTCACCGGCGAGTATCAATCGAAGCTCACTCTCATGTCGGAATCGCTACGGAACGACGGTCGTATCTGGGTGCCCAAAAACCAGGGCGACAAGAGACCAGCCGGACAGATTCCGGAGAACGAGCGCGACTACTATCTCGAACGCAAATACCCGAGTTTTGGTAACCTTGCTCCGCGCGATATTTCATCGCGCAGTGCGAAGGAGGTTGTCGATGACGGACGCGGTGTTGGCGAGACCGGAGTCGGTGTTTATCTCGACTTCGCCGACGCTATTAAGCGTCTCGGCAAGAGGGTGATTGAAGAGCGCTACGGCAATTTGTTCCAGATGTATGAGCGGATTACCGGTGAGGACCCGTACACTGTTCCGATGCGCATCTACCCGGCCTCGCATTACACGATGGGTGGACTGTGGGTTGACTACAACCTCGAAAGCACAATCCCCGGCCTGTTCGTCGCGGGTGAGGCGAATTTCTCCGACCACGGCGCCAATCGTCTTGGAGCGAGCGCGCTGATGCAGGGTCTGGCTGACGGTTATTTCGTGATTCCTTACACTCTCGGTAATCATTTTGCCCGTGCGGGTGTATCGAAAATTACCACGGATCACCCCGAGTTCAAGAAAACCGAGCAGGAAGTGACGGAGAGGATGAACAAATTGCTCTCGATAAAGGGCAAGCGTTCTCCCGATACTTTCCATCGCGCTCTCGGTAAGATCATGTGGGAATACTGCGGCATGGGACGTAACGAGGCCGGTTTGAAGAAGGCTCTTCAGGAGATACCGGCTCTGCGCGAGGAATTCTGGCAGGATGTCAAGGTGATGGGCTCGAACGAAGAACTCAATCAGCAGCTTGAGCTTGCCGGACGGGTCGCCGATTTCCTCGAGATCGGCGAGGTGATGTGCTATGACGCTCTGACAAGGCAGGAATCCTGCGGCGCTCATTTCCGCGAGGAGTACCAGACCGAAGAAGGCGAGGCTTTGCGTAACGACAAAGACTTCTGCTATGTTTCGGCCTGGGAGTACACCGGCTACGGAAAGGAGCCCGCTTTACATAAAGAACCCCTTGTTTTTGAGAATGTGGAACTGACAACAAGGAGTTACAAATAA
- a CDS encoding succinate dehydrogenase/fumarate reductase iron-sulfur subunit, which yields MNLTLHVWRQKNANDKGRLEKYEAKDINHHMSFLEMLDVVNEGLIQQGIEPIAFDHDCREGICGMCSLMINGRAHGPQKATTVCQLHMRYFKDGDVIYIEPWRARAFPVVKDLIVDRSAFDRIMQAGGFISVNTGGAPDANALPIPKKNADLAMDAAACIGCGACVASCKNASAMLFVSAKVSQFAYLPQGQAERKDRVKKMIAQMDLEGFGNCTNYYECEAACPKEISVKFIAKMNRDFMVAKITS from the coding sequence ATGAATCTCACACTACATGTATGGCGCCAGAAGAACGCTAACGATAAAGGCCGTCTGGAAAAGTACGAAGCGAAGGATATCAATCACCACATGTCCTTTCTTGAGATGCTCGATGTTGTCAACGAGGGATTGATTCAACAGGGGATCGAGCCGATCGCTTTCGACCACGACTGCCGTGAAGGCATCTGCGGCATGTGCTCTCTAATGATTAACGGCAGAGCGCACGGCCCGCAGAAAGCCACTACCGTCTGCCAGCTTCACATGCGGTATTTCAAAGACGGTGACGTGATTTATATCGAGCCCTGGCGGGCCAGGGCCTTCCCTGTCGTAAAAGACTTGATTGTTGATCGTTCAGCGTTTGACAGAATCATGCAGGCCGGCGGCTTTATTTCGGTTAACACCGGTGGCGCGCCGGATGCCAACGCTCTTCCGATCCCGAAAAAGAACGCCGATCTGGCCATGGATGCCGCGGCCTGCATTGGCTGCGGCGCCTGTGTCGCCTCGTGCAAGAACGCATCGGCCATGCTTTTTGTCTCGGCCAAAGTGTCTCAGTTCGCCTATCTGCCACAGGGTCAGGCCGAACGCAAGGACCGGGTCAAGAAGATGATCGCGCAGATGGATCTGGAGGGATTCGGCAACTGCACGAACTATTACGAGTGTGAAGCTGCCTGTCCGAAGGAAATCTCAGTCAAGTTCATCGCGAAGATGAACCGTGATTTCATGGTGGCTAAGATCACTTCGTAA
- a CDS encoding DNA methyltransferase, producing MAQPQGQLFPELDKVRYGDSVRRQNLFIPRFLRKAASDHRLKGEEQDRAYQIICKWAELDESGKLESKSESQLEAEFLTDIFGKALGHLMFTENADHWELEPKYSVNGGIADAALGVFKHGTKNPPHALIELKGPKVNLDRDRFNGRTPVQQCWDYLNEQPACQWGIVSNIVSFRLYNRNQTTKTCQLFVLQDLRKTEVFEEFYYLFASGGLVPSIFHETPRADTLLRQTEQQQQEVGQILYDAYHRERVELIRHLTNKPLSKSLENAISITQKLLDRVVFIAFCEDRGLLPENLLDKAHSDIPPFAQVTNPRWRNFVNLFRSIDKGHKPSDISCYNGGLFREDMEVDNLDLEDDWTDFFRNIGKYDFRDEINVDVLGHLFEKSISDIGRLKLGGLFNEIVGDDEKRKMAKSAERKRHGIYYTPPEFTSFITYNTIGKLVEERFESLKSLFGIHGNPRTAAEADANYAAYWQKCLSILKDIKIVDPSCGSGAFLISAYDVLEEKYHEVVDQLVFHETTAPADLLDAIPNYILNDNLYGVDLSPEAVEITQLALWIRSAQIGKTLADLSQNIVCGNSLVTDPEVHPRAMEWETTFPAVFARKNAGFDCVIGNPPWERMKLQEREFFDIIEPNIAAAVSAATRRTLIAKLKKANPSLHERYENAKKTAEATLSHVRKSGRFPLTAKGDINTYATFAELAANIVSVDGRVGILVPSGIATDYTTQHFFSELLSTGRLRGLYDFENRKKIFADVDGRFKFSILLFGVGNPKLAPEFSFFSHQIEDLRNPNKRITLSNADIGLLNPNTKTCPIFRTRMDAEITKAIYKRVPVLVDKTRESGGNPWGISFLRMFDQTNDAELFHTAEQLAGQGYKRSGPIWKKGKSVFLPLYEAKMIQMYDHRAASVVVKSDNWMRQGQTAASSLTQYQNPEYFVKPRWWVESKSVTSRLSSSVSYLLGFKDITSATNQRTMIAASIPLSAVTNHFPVLLTSAGPLSEMCLLANLNSIPLDFCARQKVGAVTLNFFIVEQLPIFSPDFYNARCRWEQSTQLVTWISERVLKLSCTSNDVISLAESAGFNPPVHKWKPEERAEIMAELDAAYFILYEIEREDVEYILSTFSGINSDGGSIFESKNTTDLILKYYDDFTAKMRL from the coding sequence ATGGCACAGCCTCAGGGTCAGTTGTTTCCAGAATTGGACAAAGTCCGCTACGGTGACAGCGTTCGACGACAAAACCTGTTCATCCCCAGATTCCTCCGCAAAGCCGCCTCCGACCATCGTTTGAAGGGCGAGGAGCAGGATCGCGCCTATCAGATTATATGCAAGTGGGCCGAACTGGACGAAAGCGGCAAACTCGAATCTAAATCTGAGTCACAACTTGAAGCTGAGTTTCTGACGGATATCTTTGGGAAAGCCCTCGGTCACCTTATGTTCACGGAAAACGCCGACCATTGGGAGCTTGAACCGAAATACTCCGTCAATGGCGGGATAGCTGATGCAGCGCTGGGGGTCTTTAAGCACGGCACAAAAAACCCGCCCCACGCTCTTATAGAATTGAAGGGCCCGAAGGTAAACCTCGACCGAGATCGATTCAACGGGCGTACGCCTGTCCAACAATGCTGGGACTACCTAAATGAACAACCCGCCTGTCAGTGGGGAATTGTCAGCAACATAGTCAGTTTTCGGCTGTACAACCGAAACCAGACCACGAAAACCTGTCAGTTGTTCGTTCTTCAGGACTTGCGCAAAACCGAAGTGTTTGAAGAATTCTACTACCTGTTCGCTTCCGGAGGACTGGTCCCATCTATCTTTCATGAAACCCCGAGAGCCGACACGCTTCTTAGGCAGACAGAACAGCAGCAACAGGAGGTCGGCCAGATTCTCTACGATGCGTATCACCGTGAGAGAGTGGAACTCATACGACACCTCACCAACAAACCGCTTTCGAAGTCGCTGGAAAACGCTATATCGATCACCCAAAAGCTGCTGGACCGGGTCGTGTTTATCGCCTTTTGTGAGGATCGCGGGTTGCTGCCTGAGAACTTGCTTGATAAAGCTCACAGCGATATTCCTCCTTTTGCGCAGGTGACCAATCCGCGCTGGCGCAATTTCGTCAACCTCTTCAGAAGCATCGATAAGGGTCATAAGCCGAGCGATATCTCCTGTTACAACGGCGGCCTATTCAGGGAAGATATGGAGGTTGACAATCTCGACCTCGAAGATGATTGGACCGACTTCTTCCGCAACATTGGCAAGTATGACTTCAGAGACGAAATCAACGTCGATGTACTGGGACACTTGTTTGAGAAGTCAATTAGCGACATAGGAAGATTAAAGCTTGGCGGGCTGTTTAACGAAATAGTCGGTGACGATGAAAAGCGAAAGATGGCTAAGTCCGCAGAACGCAAACGGCACGGGATATACTATACCCCGCCCGAGTTTACATCGTTCATTACGTATAATACGATTGGAAAGCTCGTTGAAGAACGATTCGAATCCCTGAAATCCCTCTTTGGCATTCACGGGAATCCCCGGACTGCTGCCGAAGCAGATGCAAATTATGCGGCATACTGGCAAAAGTGCCTAAGTATTCTAAAGGACATTAAGATTGTCGACCCCTCGTGTGGAAGTGGTGCTTTCCTGATAAGCGCATATGATGTTCTGGAAGAGAAGTATCATGAGGTCGTTGACCAACTTGTGTTTCACGAAACAACGGCACCAGCGGATTTGCTTGATGCCATTCCGAATTACATTCTCAATGATAACCTGTATGGCGTGGACCTGTCGCCCGAAGCAGTGGAAATCACGCAACTCGCGCTCTGGATTAGGTCGGCGCAAATAGGTAAAACGCTGGCTGACCTCTCACAGAACATTGTCTGCGGAAACAGCCTCGTAACCGATCCGGAGGTCCACCCTCGCGCGATGGAATGGGAAACAACTTTTCCAGCCGTTTTCGCCCGTAAGAATGCTGGGTTCGATTGTGTTATAGGAAACCCTCCCTGGGAGAGAATGAAACTTCAGGAACGGGAGTTTTTTGACATAATCGAGCCCAATATCGCGGCCGCTGTAAGCGCGGCAACTCGCCGAACCCTGATTGCCAAACTAAAAAAGGCGAATCCATCCCTCCACGAACGTTACGAAAACGCCAAAAAGACTGCGGAGGCAACCCTTTCTCACGTTAGAAAATCCGGGCGTTTCCCCCTCACAGCCAAAGGCGATATAAATACGTATGCTACTTTCGCGGAACTGGCTGCTAATATTGTGAGTGTCGATGGAAGGGTAGGCATACTGGTTCCTTCCGGCATTGCCACGGATTATACGACACAGCATTTCTTCAGCGAACTGCTATCCACCGGTCGCTTGCGCGGCCTTTACGACTTTGAGAACCGCAAGAAGATTTTCGCTGATGTAGACGGCAGGTTTAAGTTCTCAATATTGCTTTTTGGCGTTGGCAATCCCAAATTAGCACCTGAGTTCTCATTTTTTTCGCATCAAATCGAGGACCTGAGAAATCCGAACAAGCGAATTACTCTATCAAACGCAGACATAGGGCTTCTCAACCCCAACACCAAAACCTGCCCAATCTTCCGCACGAGAATGGATGCTGAGATAACGAAGGCCATATACAAACGTGTTCCCGTTTTGGTAGACAAGACTCGCGAGTCAGGCGGCAATCCTTGGGGCATAAGTTTTCTAAGGATGTTTGATCAGACCAATGACGCTGAGCTTTTTCATACAGCGGAACAATTGGCTGGACAAGGTTACAAGCGTTCTGGTCCAATCTGGAAGAAGGGCAAAAGTGTTTTCCTGCCTCTCTATGAGGCCAAAATGATCCAGATGTACGACCACCGAGCCGCAAGCGTGGTGGTGAAGTCCGACAATTGGATGCGACAGGGGCAGACAGCCGCTTCGTCGTTGACGCAGTATCAGAATCCGGAATACTTCGTGAAGCCCAGATGGTGGGTTGAGAGTAAATCGGTTACGAGCCGGTTAAGCAGTAGCGTTTCATATTTACTTGGGTTCAAAGACATAACAAGTGCAACCAATCAACGAACGATGATTGCCGCATCTATTCCTCTGTCCGCTGTAACCAACCACTTTCCGGTATTACTAACGTCTGCTGGTCCTCTATCGGAAATGTGTTTGTTAGCTAATCTAAATTCTATACCCTTGGATTTCTGCGCGCGCCAAAAAGTCGGAGCGGTCACACTCAATTTCTTTATTGTTGAGCAGTTGCCGATATTCTCTCCCGATTTCTATAACGCCAGATGTCGGTGGGAGCAATCCACTCAATTGGTGACGTGGATTTCTGAACGAGTGCTGAAGCTCTCCTGTACCAGCAACGACGTGATTTCATTGGCCGAGTCCGCCGGATTTAACCCACCGGTCCATAAGTGGAAACCCGAAGAGCGGGCGGAAATCATGGCCGAACTTGACGCGGCGTACTTTATCCTGTATGAAATTGAGCGAGAAGACGTAGAATACATTCTGTCAACTTTCAGCGGCATCAACAGCGACGGCGGCAGTATCTTCGAATCGAAAAACACGACGGATCTAATTCTAAAATACTACGACGACTTTACAGCTAAAATGCGACTATAG
- a CDS encoding MBL fold metallo-hydrolase gives MANNAITILGSSSGHPKPDRACSGYLLKAQESLTLLDCGGGISSSFLRRGYSSLDVARVFISHTHPDHVSDLPLFIQLTYLDGRTDPLDLYLPSEFVGPFTAFLPAIYLIGSKLPFDLNIMGYEDGFVFKDEIKITAVGNKHLQGNGTLISQLGLPNKMQCHSFDIEIAGKSVFYSSDIASLDEILPRLRGKDVAVIESTHIDIERLLGLAGDLNVGRFVISHLGTPDEVAMINEMATKAGVDNLVTALDGMEIEL, from the coding sequence ATGGCAAATAACGCGATAACAATACTCGGCTCCTCATCTGGCCACCCCAAGCCCGACAGAGCCTGCTCCGGATACCTGCTCAAGGCACAAGAGAGCCTTACGCTTCTTGACTGCGGAGGAGGGATAAGCTCGTCCTTTCTCCGTAGGGGTTACAGTTCGCTCGATGTCGCCAGGGTGTTTATCAGTCACACGCACCCTGACCATGTCAGCGACCTGCCGCTTTTTATTCAACTGACCTATCTCGATGGCAGAACTGACCCATTGGACCTTTACCTGCCTTCCGAATTCGTTGGCCCGTTTACGGCCTTTCTCCCTGCTATATACCTGATAGGAAGCAAGCTGCCCTTTGATCTGAACATCATGGGTTACGAAGATGGTTTTGTGTTTAAAGATGAGATCAAGATTACCGCTGTGGGCAACAAGCATCTTCAGGGCAATGGCACTCTCATATCTCAACTCGGCCTTCCCAACAAAATGCAGTGCCACTCGTTTGATATCGAGATTGCCGGTAAATCAGTCTTCTATTCGTCCGACATAGCCTCTCTCGATGAGATCCTGCCGCGGTTGAGAGGCAAAGATGTTGCCGTAATCGAGTCAACTCATATCGATATTGAGAGACTGCTCGGTCTTGCAGGCGACCTTAATGTCGGTCGGTTTGTTATCAGCCACCTGGGTACACCTGATGAGGTAGCAATGATCAATGAAATGGCTACCAAAGCCGGCGTTGACAATCTGGTCACCGCTCTCGATGGCATGGAAATCGAGCTATAG
- a CDS encoding bacteriohemerythrin: MPMFAWHDSLSVGVDEIDTQHKNLLAMINRLQESISRGTGRSEIGGVLTELVRHMSEHFAAEEKLMLSAGFPYYSDHRARHYVFHKTIVNLLKGLRRDQNMSAFQLLALLRDWWQTHILEEDKKLGDYLSARSQSRLSSPVK; the protein is encoded by the coding sequence ATGCCGATGTTTGCCTGGCATGATTCTCTCAGTGTGGGTGTCGACGAGATCGATACCCAGCACAAGAATCTCCTCGCGATGATAAATCGTCTTCAGGAGTCGATCTCTCGCGGCACGGGTCGCAGCGAAATTGGCGGAGTATTAACCGAGTTAGTCAGACACATGAGCGAACATTTTGCGGCCGAGGAAAAGCTCATGTTGTCAGCCGGGTTCCCGTATTACAGCGATCATCGCGCCAGGCATTATGTTTTTCACAAAACTATCGTGAATTTGCTTAAGGGGCTGCGAAGGGACCAGAATATGTCGGCGTTTCAGCTACTGGCGCTTTTGAGGGACTGGTGGCAGACACACATTCTCGAGGAAGATAAGAAACTCGGGGATTATCTCAGTGCGAGGAGCCAGTCCAGACTATCTTCGCCGGTTAAATAA
- a CDS encoding GntG family PLP-dependent aldolase: MKVIDLRSDTVTRPSPEMRQAIAEAVVGDDVFGDDPTVKELERYAATLFQKEAALYVPSGTMGNQICLKANSRRGWELLCDRECHVVNYEVAGPVVHAGLLVNLITTEYGMIPAETVRQSIRPKNLHCPLTKMVALENTHNRHGGTILPQQEILKVRQVCDEFDLVLHLDGARIWNAHVATGISLPELTAPFDSVSVCLSKGLGAPIGSLILGSGEFIERCRRERKLFGGGMRQVGIIAAAGLYAIKNNIARLADDHTNARLLAEGLDRLPWFKVELKRVQTNIIVANVASGYSAESVLEKMKKNGVLAVPFGPTKLRFVTHLDVTRDDCVEALKRIESII, translated from the coding sequence ATGAAAGTAATCGATCTGCGCTCCGATACCGTCACGAGGCCGTCTCCTGAAATGAGACAGGCAATCGCTGAAGCCGTGGTAGGCGACGACGTTTTCGGCGATGACCCGACCGTCAAAGAGCTTGAACGTTACGCCGCCACCCTCTTTCAAAAAGAGGCCGCTCTGTATGTCCCATCCGGAACTATGGGCAACCAGATCTGTCTTAAAGCCAATTCGCGGCGCGGATGGGAATTGCTGTGTGACCGCGAGTGTCACGTGGTCAACTACGAGGTAGCCGGACCGGTGGTTCACGCCGGGCTTCTGGTCAATCTGATAACAACCGAATACGGTATGATCCCCGCTGAGACTGTTCGGCAGTCCATAAGACCGAAAAATCTTCATTGCCCACTCACCAAGATGGTCGCGCTGGAAAATACGCACAATCGGCACGGTGGAACGATCCTGCCCCAACAGGAAATTCTGAAAGTCAGGCAGGTCTGCGACGAGTTCGATCTTGTTTTGCACCTCGATGGAGCTCGTATCTGGAACGCGCACGTCGCTACCGGAATCTCCCTGCCTGAGCTGACTGCACCATTCGATTCGGTCTCCGTCTGTCTGTCCAAGGGCCTCGGAGCGCCTATTGGTTCGCTTATACTTGGATCGGGAGAGTTTATCGAACGCTGCCGGCGAGAGAGAAAACTGTTCGGTGGCGGTATGCGTCAGGTCGGAATCATCGCCGCCGCCGGATTATATGCCATCAAGAATAATATCGCTCGTCTGGCCGATGACCACACCAACGCCAGGCTGCTGGCCGAAGGACTGGATCGGTTGCCATGGTTTAAGGTAGAATTGAAACGCGTTCAAACCAATATCATCGTCGCCAATGTCGCTTCCGGATACTCCGCGGAGTCGGTTCTGGAGAAGATGAAAAAAAATGGTGTATTGGCGGTGCCGTTTGGTCCGACGAAGCTGCGGTTTGTTACGCACCTCGATGTAACACGCGACGACTGTGTCGAAGCGCTTAAACGAATAGAGTCGATTATTTAA
- a CDS encoding cold shock domain-containing protein yields the protein MSKGKVKYFNDTKGWGFIASDDIDQDVYVHYTAIKMDGYKTLREGQEVLYELASTDRGYQARNVTPQ from the coding sequence ATGTCTAAGGGCAAGGTCAAATACTTTAACGACACAAAAGGGTGGGGCTTCATTGCAAGTGACGACATTGACCAGGATGTTTACGTTCATTATACCGCGATTAAAATGGACGGATATAAGACGCTGAGAGAAGGTCAGGAAGTCCTGTACGAACTGGCCAGCACCGACAGGGGTTACCAGGCCAGAAACGTTACTCCTCAGTAA